The following proteins come from a genomic window of Gemmatimonadaceae bacterium:
- a CDS encoding type II toxin-antitoxin system HicB family antitoxin has protein sequence MTKNFLVIIEPTGTGFSAYSPDVPGCVAAGKTRAATEKRMREAIEMHIEGLREDGLAVPEPQSIAAYVSVAA, from the coding sequence ATGACGAAGAATTTTCTCGTGATAATCGAGCCGACGGGTACCGGATTCTCCGCGTACTCCCCCGATGTGCCGGGATGCGTGGCCGCTGGCAAGACCCGCGCGGCGACCGAAAAGCGCATGCGGGAAGCGATCGAGATGCACATCGAGGGACTGCGCGAGGACGGACTCGCGGTCCCGGAGCCGCAGTCCATAGCGGCGTACGTGAGCGTCGCCGCGTAA